GTGGAAGGGGATGGTCCTGCTGTCTCTGACAGCAAAGCTCAGGCTCTCTTGGCTCCCCTGGCTCCCAGAGACTCTAAGTCTAGCTttgtgcagagagggagggaggaagaatttTCATTGCCCCCCAAATTAACAGACAAATATACAAGTGTTTGGAAAACCATAAAGTACAGCAGCTTACAGGCAAGGAAGATAAATGGTCATTATTCTAACAAAACCTATGTAAATCACAAATGAACAGAGCCTCCACTCCTAGAAATGTATCCTATGGATATACTTGTAAACTTGCAAAATTATATGTGTCCCAAGTTATTCATGGCAGCATTCTTTGAACTCTGCAAGGCCTCACCTGCAATTCCGAAAGTCAAAAGTTTctggaatttgggagtgttcccatTAGATTGGCATGGGAATCATTTGGTAACAAAACCAAAGTGAGTGTGCCTCACTTTGTTCCCAATCATTTGGTAACAAAACCTGCCAAGACcgtttatagtttttattaacTCCATTTATCATACATGCTTGCAGTGgaaatattaatgtgtttgatTGTACGGCGCTGCCTTAGATCCTACTAGGGTGTTTCGTAATATATGGAATATGCACTGAATTTcctttctaaatataaatatattctggATTCTAAAAGATTTTCGATGGTTTGGGTAAGAGACTGTAGACCTGTAAAAGCAAGTGCTCAGAAGTCATCTAAATGTCCGTTAATGGGGGCCTGTTAGTAGAACATGGCCACCTGTGTGACATGGTGGGGTACTGTGAAGCTCTACAATGAAGGAGGTGGCTTTTTGTATACTGTAAAAGAACTGTGTGTGTAATGTCCAACTGTGTAGATGAGTTAGAGGCCTCTGGTTGCTTTGGGAGgcgagctggggggagggaggctgcaGTATAGTATACtcgctgtacttttttttttttttcgctgtacTTTTTGCATTTTGGACCCTAGGTTCACTATGTGTGAATCTTTCACCTAGGCAATACGTAAATAATTTCTGTCCCAGCCCTGTCTGAGATCAGAGAGAGAAGGGCCCGGGCTTTGATGTCCTGCTCTCCCTCCGAGAAGACCACTCTACCACAGCTCTGACATTCCAGAACCTGTGTAACCATCTCCTGTTTCCCTCCGTGACTTCCTGGGCCCCCCTTTCTTTTGACGTGATGCAAGGGGGCTCTAGGGTCTGATTCACTAGCTTTCAGTGGGGCCCCCATGTGCTTTTACCTTCCTTCTTGTTCAAAAATGTCAAAAGCAGGTCATATTTGTAGTAAAAAGGCAAGCGctaaaagcatataaaataaaacGTGAAAGCCTCCCATCCACAAATGTGACCATCTACAGGTAACCCCTGTGAACCACTTGGTGTATACCATCTCAGACCTTCTTTTATGTTTATAATAATAGCactctctccatatatatttcTTGTAAATAGAGGAGCATATTATACTTACTATTCGGAAACATGATTTTTACACCCAGCAATGTCTTaaaatacagatcttccttgtTTTTAGTATATCATAGAGTTGTACAACCAAtcatcacaatcaattttagaacatttccatcacctcagaaagaaactccataccTATAGCAGTCACTCCCATTTCCCCGCAACCCCTCTAGCCCTAGGCAATCTACTTTCTGGCTctatatagatttgcctattttggacatttcgtATCACTGGAATCACACCATATGTGGCTCTTTGTGACTGCCTTCTTTACACGGCATGTTTCCAAGTTTCATCATATTTAGTttttatcagtacttcattcctttttagggccGAATGATATTCTGTGGTATGGATagacaacattttgtttatccattcatcaactgatggactttgggttgcttctaccttttggctattatggataatgctgctatgaacattcatttaCGAGTGTTTGTGTGAGCATATGTTTTCATTGCTCTTGGGTATATATTCTAAGTATATAGGTAGAatatagaagtagaattgctgggtcatatggtaactctatgtttaatatgTTGAGGAATTACCACACTTTTCCACAAGggctataccattttactttcccaccagcaatgtaggaggATCCtcatgttctttttaatggctacgTAATGGTCCATGGCATGAATGTTCTATCATCTATCCAACCAGCTCCACATTGTGCTTTCATTAGAGTCTTTCCAACTTCTCACTATTTCAAATAGTGCCAAAATCAATATCCTGGCTCTAATCTTTGCTTACGTCTAATTCTAGGAGAAATCCCCAGAATAATCAAGTAGATGAAAAATAtcttgttctattttttaattccttttattattatgaatgaatgaaagaatgccaaGGACTATTCATTCATTGTTGTTTAGAATTCCTTCaatcattcattcgttcaactaATTCTGAGCCCCACATGTACCAGAGGCTATGCCAGACATGGGACACCATCCGGGAACTGAGACAAGGCAGAGTGTACCATTTAGGAGGTGGCTGTAAATTAACTTTCACTTTACACGAGGCTCTATGTGCACTGATATATGAGGCTCAGGTAGGGCCTCCCAGGTCAGACTGCAAACTTGAAGGAAGGCCCTCCGATGAATAGGACTCTAAGACTGAATTTTGAAGGAGAAACAGGAGTTGGGCACATAGAGAGCAGTGGGGGCAAGGTGTGGAGGTGTGAGGACTATGTGTGGTTCAGTGTGGTGGTCACTGGTGTGATTCGGGGAGTAGAGAGAGGAGTGAGGGGGGGCAGGACCAAGCCTATGCCAAGGAGGACAGCTTTAGAGGGTTACAGAGAACCCCTGCCCGCCCTCCTCCCCCAGGAGCCTGAGACCTGCGAGGCACACTCACTTCCCTCACAGCTTGGCTCCACAGGTGAGGACCTGCCCAGCCCCCCGCTGACCTTCTCTCCACTCCCTcagaaagactgtcttttctgttcTAGGGCCAAGAGAGCTCTGAGGACAGCGGCACAGAGAAATCAGTGGCTTGAGCAAGGTTCCTCAATCAGGGGCTTGATAGGGGCCAAAAGACCCAGGACACTGGAGGGGCCTTTGTTAGTAAAGAGAGGTCCTTGGGGGACACTCTGGAAAAAAGAGACCAGAGTGGGAACGTGGAAGGTGTCATGTCTCTGATCGTCATACACTGGGGCCTGCTGAGATTTTCCCATTGTCTACTCAGGAGTCAAGGCCAGGATAAGAGCTGAGACCAAGCCAAGACTGAAGGGTGGTCAAGATGAACTTCTAAGCCCTCAGCGGATGCAGGAGCCTAGTCTTGCCCATGGTGATGTGCTGATGGGGGAGGAGAATCTGCATGGTCATTGGAATTTGGCCATTAGTCAGAGGGAGATATGAGACAAGCACATTTTCATCCGTTCCAGGTGGCATCTCCTGCACTCCTCTCCATCCCATGTACAATTAAGCCCAAAGTAGTGTAACATCACCCATTGCCACCACCATCAATTTTACCACAATCACCACCTCTATCTCCATTACCTACTTCTAACTCTATTACCCACCACTAACAGCACCCTTATCACCCAAATCACAGATACCCTTCTCCATCAGCTGCaggcaccaccaccatcaccatcaccactactAGGCTCTGATGACACGATTAACAAGAGAGACAAAATTCTTGTTCTCCAGGAGCTTATATATCTTCAACATGACCACCACCTCCAttttcaccatcatcaccaccaccaccaccaccaccagtatCATCTACCACATAATCCTCATCACCACCACTGCCCTCATAACCACATCAGTATTACCACTATCCCTAGCCCCATACCCTTCATCCCTATTCCAGTCACCATCATTTCTGCCATCAGTATGCCCACCTCCATCACTGGTATACCATCCATCCCATCACCATATTTCCCACTACAATGGATTCTGTCATTACCACCATCATCAATGTAGGAAATGATTACCTGGATGGTAGCAATGATTAATGGTCAGTGAGGCCCCAAGTAAGATAGGGAGGTCACTcagtggagagagaggaaaaagagtaAGAAACACTAAAGTGTAAGAAGTCTCTATTGCAGGCAATCCCAAATAGAGAATTGTTTACCCCAGGAACTTATTCTTTCCCAAACCCTCCAACAGTTCTAGTGTAATTTCAAGTAAGGAGTTGTTTTTCCCATGCACAAGGCTCCTTCTCATCTAGTCTGGTATAAATGAGGGTCTCCTTCTATCTTGGCCTCTGAGCCCAAGTTTGGATTCCCAGGTTGGAGGGGCATGGGGATGGTTAAAAATTTAATCAAAACCAGCTCTTGAGTGGTGATTCAGAGCTGATCAGTACTCTGGTTAGACTCCTGGCATTTCCTACCTTGCTTCTCCTTGCTTTTCCAGCCTCCAAACATCATGGTCATTGTCACCACCATTCCTTGATGACATCAGAGAGGACAGCTGCCAtatggggtggaggcagggaatAAGATGAAGCTGGGGGTACAGTTAATGTCAAATTACTCTCTGTAGAAAGGGGCTTCAGATTTATATCTGAGTTACCTAGAAGCCAATGCAAAGAGGGAGAGGTGACTATTAGCTACGTCTCATGTTAAGGCAGGAGAGAACCCTCCACTGTGAAAACGAAGGCACCACAGCCAATGCCCAGGGTTGGCCTCACTGGCTGTTCTCTCTGGCTCTGGAAAAACCTCAGAGTATTCCCCTGTGGAGTCGCTGGAGGGACCATGGTGATGAGATGGCTGCAAAACTTACCTCTCAGGAACCGCAAACAGTTatggtattttatgtttttatagaaATGATTACATAGTATCAAATGAGGGAGGAACCAACAATGTGGGGGTCACATATGGGTGAGAGCAAGAGGGAAGGAGTTTCTCACTCTTGAGCTGGTCTCCAGAGTGGCTGGGGCACGCACCAGGTgaataggagggaggccagggctgtCTTCAGGACCGCACCCAGGGTACTGGAGGGAATGGGGCATGGTGGGGAGGGGTCAGAGACAGGCTTCGGGAGAGGAGTCATATGGAGGGTCATATGGGCCAAGCTAGGGAGCTGGACTTTCACCCTCCAGCAGAGGGAGCTGGtgaggagttttttgtttgtttgcttttgatgtggaccatttaaaaagtctattgaatttgttacaatattgcttctgttttatgttttggttttttggccacgaggcatgtggtatcctagctccctgaccagggattgaacccgcacccccttcaTTGCAAggcggagtcttaatcactggaccgccagggaagtaccATGGTGAAGGGTTTTAAACAGAGATATTACCCtgtcagatttgtgttttaaaatgttcattgtggggcttccctggtggcgcagttgttgagagtccgcctgccgatgcaggggacacgggttcgtgccccggtctgggaagatcccacatgccgcagagcggctgggcccgtgagccatggccgctgagcctgcgcgtctggagcctgtgctccgcagcgggagaggcccgcgtaccgcaaaaaaaaaaaaaaaaaaaaaaaaaaaaattcaataataaaatgttCATTGTGGTGGGTGTGTTGAGAGGGGTGAGACTGGAGGCGGGGGGGTTGTATCACTTATTTTAACCCTCTCGCCAGACTGCATGCTCACTGGGGGCAGGGACTGTGGCCGAGGCATCTTTGTACCTTACAGAATGCTGAGGTTGCACAAGAGACTCACTATCTTTTACTATTATCACCTGTCACCACCACCAAATCACTGCCCTCACTCCCAAGCCTATTAGCATCACCATTAACACACACCATGTCAACAATTTACCTCTTTTCCCAGAGCTTTCTCAGTGAGCCCAGCCTAGGGCAAACTGGAACATCTCCAGCTCAGCAGCTTGGGTCAAAGGCCTGGGCAAGAGTCAGGGGTCCTGGTCCTCCGTCCAGCTCTGCTGCTGAGTCACTGTGCGAACCCAGCAAGCCGTGCTCCCAGCCTCCCAAACAGTTTTCCTTAACTCTTCAAAGTGGGGGCTAGATTAAATAagaggttttcaaatatttttgtcgCTTAGGCTCTTTAGAAGCTTATTTGCCAACCTGGTGTTTGGAGAATCAGATCAGAATAAATCTGACATTGCTGGCTTTCCCTGTGCTTTCACGGCAGGGGGACATGAATGAGAACTGAGTGGGGAGTCAGACAAATTCTGAGTCTTAGGCATTCACTGCAGGCAACTATGCCAGGACCTTGGCAAACCCTTTCCttccctaccaccaccacccccgcccccagacaCCACGGGGTAATCTAGGAAGCTCCTGAAATaggggcagagggcaggcagAAGGGACTGTGTATATGAGAAGAGCCCCTGAGTGAAGAAGTGGGAGGGTGATAGGTCTCAGACCCCCAGATCAGCCAGGCTGTCCAGTGTGGTTCCAGGTGTGTCTCAGGCCAGGGCATAAGCTCCAGGTAGGGGTACAGGGAGGCCTTGTGGCTCAGCAGGAAGAACTCTTCACCTGGTTAGGGCCTGGCTGTCAGTCTTGCATCCTGAGCTGCTGGTCAGGCTGTGGCTGCAAATAGACCAAGCTGAACTAAGGCTTCACAGGACAAAGGGCAACCAGGGAGAGCTGGCACTATGCTCCAGGGGACCTCCCCTTTTAGGGACCCTTGGAAGCTCTGCTGACCAAGGGGCTAGGGCCTCACCTCCTACATACCCAGCTACCCCATCACGGCAACACGAGGTTGCCCCACTTGGTCCTTGAGCACCAATATGTAAGTCCCAGAGCCACGGAGTCAGTGACCTCTGAATGGatggcagcccctccccccaggcacTGGGCCAGACAGGCAGGGATCCCTGGAGACCTGGGTGGCCTGGGAGGGCCCAATCCTGGGCCAGCCCCTGAGGGCTGGATTCTGGCTGCAGGCTCTCTGCTCATCAGTCAGTCTACTCCCGCCTCCAGAGTCCAAGGGTCCAAGTGGTAGGCAGTTTGAGCTGTGCTGGGCACTACAGAGGGAGTCCGTGCTGGAGAAGGTTGGTAGGTGGGCAGCATGGGATTCGAGGAGCTGCTACACAAGGTGGGAGGCTTTGGGCCCTTCCAGCTACGGAACGTGGCACTGCTGGCCCTGCCCCGTGTGCTGCTGCCCATGCACTTCCTCCTGCCCATCTTCCTGGCTGCTGTGCCAGCCCACCGCTGTGCCCTGCCTGGAGTCCCTGCCAACTTCAGTCACCAGGACGAGTGGCTGGAGGCCCACCTGCCCCGGGAGCCTGATGGCAGGCTCAGCTCCTGCCGCCTCTTCACCCATCTCCAGGCCCTCCCCAACACCACgctgtggggaggggggcagagcccTGGGGAGCAGCTGGAGGGTGAGCCCTCCACAGTGCCCTGCCCTCAGGGCTGGGAGTACGACCACTCGGAATTCTCCTCCACCATTGCAACTGAGGTACCCGAGCTGGGAGGTTGGGGGACATGCGAGTGGATGGGCCTGCCATTGCCTTGGGTGATTACCATGTGGGCATTAGACACCTTACTTTACCATTTAGAGTCTCAGTTTACCAATCTGTAGATGGGATCTATAAATTCAAAGTACTGAGCTTCGGTTCCCGGCTTGTAGTAAAGCCCCTGTGTGAGAGCTGCTATCATTAACTGGGAGGTGATTAGGGCAGGTGAGGGCTAAGATGGCTCTAAGGAGCTGGGGCAGAGATTTGAGAAGGGTGTTTCTGTACTAAGAGGTGGAGAAACAATAGAGgactcctccctcttccttttttccggGCCCCAGGTCTAGGATTTGTATAATCCATCTAGAGGAGTGCAGGTGGGGGCAGAGTCTCTCTGGGAAGGAGCAGAACTCCTGTTGTCACAGTCAAGGCTTTCTATGGGAAGACACTGAGGCTGCAGAATTGGGGAAGGGCAAAGTTTTCCACCCCCCCTCCCCAAGCTGGGGTGAATAGTTGGGGGCTATCTGACATGGAGGTACCAGGATGGCACAGTTGACCTCAGAAGAACCTGGGGTCTAGGAGAAGAGGGATTGGTACCAGCTGGAGAGGGCCCTGTGCCCATAGGAGGCCCCTCCCTGCCTGTCCCTGCAGTGGGACCTGGTGTGTGAGCAGAAAGGCCTGAACAGAGCCACTTCCACCTTCTTCTTCGCCGGTGTGCTGGTGGGGGCCGTGGCCTTCGGATATCTGTCTGACAGGTGGGGTGAGGTAGGGGGGCCAATaagggtgtggggtggggaacCCTTTCCACTAGCTGGGGTATGGGCCTAGTATACCtctgtcttgggacttcccttctACAGGGCGCTGACCCTGCATGACCCCGTGCAGGTTTGGGCGGCGCCGTCTGCTGCTCGTGGCCTATGTGAGTTCCCTGGTGCTGGGCCTGGCATCTGCAGCCTCAGTCAGCTATACCATGTTTGCCGTCACTCGCACCCTCACTGGCACGGCTCTGGCTGGCTTCACCATCATCGTGATGCCACTGGGTGAGGCAGGCAAAGGTCGGGTAGGGCCTAGAAGACTGCAGGGAGGCAGTTGTCAAGGGTGAGACTGAGCCCATCTGGCCCTTGCTAACTGTCTTCCTGTCTCCAACCGCGCCCTGGGTCCAGAGCTGGAGTGGCTGGACGTGGGACACCGTACTGTGGCAGGTGTCCTGAGCAGCACCTTCTGGACAGGGGGTGTGATGCTGTTGGCACTGGTCGGCTACCTGATACGGGACTGGCGATGGCTTCTGCTGGCTGTCACCCTGCCTTGTGCCCCAGGCATCCTCAGCATCTGGTGAGACCTGGGGGTAGCTGGGGAGTGGGAGATACAGGAGGCCAGAGACAATTAGTCAGAGGCTGAGATTCGAAGACAGACTGAGAGATGAAGAGAAACTGTCAGTGaccaacagagaaagagagacagagatcaATACAAAGAAGATGGCACCAGGCATGTGAAGCAGAGAAACGGGAACAAAATATAGAGAGATAGAGATGGAATGACAGAGACAGAACCACTGAGAGACAGTGAGAGACCAGGTCCGAAAGGCAGACTCAGAGGCACAGATAGAGCTGAACACATGAGTGACAGAAGAGACAGAGCCAAGCACAGACAGGCTGGtgccctggaggggtgggggtggcggcCAAGCCAGCACAGGGGTAGGGAGTCCAagcaggaggtggggggctgggtgAGGTGGGTATTTCATTGCCTCCCCAAAATGAACTGGTTTTGGATGATCCCTGTGGGTATGtctgtatgtctctctctctttcatcctATGCCCTCTTGTCACCTGTGGGTGAAGTGGGTAGCTGGTCCTGGGGGCTGAGGTTTTGGGAGCAAGACCAATTCAGTTGAGTAGAGAAGGGACTCCCAGGCTGTGGAGGACCTAGGCCTGGGCAAGGAAGAGTGGGAAGAGGTGGCTTTGAAATTGGGCCTTAAGGGATGAATAATAGTTCATCAGGTGAGGAGGGCTTGGGAAGAGAACACATTCCAGGCTGAGGGGACTGTGTGTGGAAGAGCCTGGAAGCTGACAGCCTGTGGTGTGCCCAGGAGGGAGACCTTAGGGCTTAGGGCACTCTGACTGAAgggcctcctcctgccccccaggTGGGTGCCTGAGTCTGCACGCTGGCTTCTGACCCAGGGCCGTGTGGAAGAGGCCCACAGGTACCTGCTCCGCTGTGCCAGGCTCAACGGGCGGCCTCTGGGTGAGGACGGCCTGAGCCAGGAGGTGAGAGTGAATGTATGTGTGAGTGCATGcaagtacgtgtgtgtgtgtgtgtgtgtgtgtgtgtgccctgtGTCAAGGGTCCCCTTCCTGGGATCCACTCTGTGTGCAAGAAAAGCTCCTGGCCCCCAGTGGAGTGTTCCAAACTCTTCAGAATGTCCTACTGGCCCTGGTGGGCCACACCCTTGACTCAGGACCCACCCTACTCAGCTCCCACgtgcatcccctcccccactacTGCAGATGAGAAGGATGGAGACCCAGGGAGAACAAGGTGCCTTGTTCAGGCCACATAGCCAACTCCGATGTCACaaactctcctccttccccaccaggCTCTGAGCAAAGTGGCTGC
The DNA window shown above is from Phocoena phocoena chromosome 10, mPhoPho1.1, whole genome shotgun sequence and carries:
- the SLC22A7 gene encoding solute carrier family 22 member 7 isoform X2; translated protein: MGFEELLHKVGGFGPFQLRNVALLALPRVLLPMHFLLPIFLAAVPAHRCALPGVPANFSHQDEWLEAHLPREPDGRLSSCRLFTHLQALPNTTLWGGGQSPGEQLEGEPSTVPCPQGWEYDHSEFSSTIATEWDLVCEQKGLNRATSTFFFAGVLVGAVAFGYLSDRFGRRRLLLVAYVSSLVLGLASAASVSYTMFAVTRTLTGTALAGFTIIVMPLELEWLDVGHRTVAGVLSSTFWTGGVMLLALVGYLIRDWRWLLLAVTLPCAPGILSIWWVPESARWLLTQGRVEEAHRYLLRCARLNGRPLGEDGLSQEALSKVAAAERVVRTPSYLDLFRTPRLRHISLCCMVVWFGVNFSYYGVSLDVSGLGLNVYQTQLLFGAVELPSKLLVYLSVRHAGRRLTLAGTLLGAALALGFRLLVSSEVKSWSTALAVMGKGFSEAAFTTAYLFTSELYPTVLRQTGMGLTALVGRLGGSLAPLAALLDGVWLSLPKLAYGGIALLAACTALLLPETKQAQLPETIQDVERKSAPSNPQEEEMPMKQVQD
- the SLC22A7 gene encoding solute carrier family 22 member 7 isoform X1, yielding MGFEELLHKVGGFGPFQLRNVALLALPRVLLPMHFLLPIFLAAVPAHRCALPGVPANFSHQDEWLEAHLPREPDGRLSSCRLFTHLQALPNTTLWGGGQSPGEQLEGEPSTVPCPQGWEYDHSEFSSTIATEAPPCLSLQWDLVCEQKGLNRATSTFFFAGVLVGAVAFGYLSDRFGRRRLLLVAYVSSLVLGLASAASVSYTMFAVTRTLTGTALAGFTIIVMPLELEWLDVGHRTVAGVLSSTFWTGGVMLLALVGYLIRDWRWLLLAVTLPCAPGILSIWWVPESARWLLTQGRVEEAHRYLLRCARLNGRPLGEDGLSQEALSKVAAAERVVRTPSYLDLFRTPRLRHISLCCMVVWFGVNFSYYGVSLDVSGLGLNVYQTQLLFGAVELPSKLLVYLSVRHAGRRLTLAGTLLGAALALGFRLLVSSEVKSWSTALAVMGKGFSEAAFTTAYLFTSELYPTVLRQTGMGLTALVGRLGGSLAPLAALLDGVWLSLPKLAYGGIALLAACTALLLPETKQAQLPETIQDVERKSAPSNPQEEEMPMKQVQD